In one window of Macrobrachium rosenbergii isolate ZJJX-2024 chromosome 27, ASM4041242v1, whole genome shotgun sequence DNA:
- the LOC136853670 gene encoding uncharacterized protein isoform X1, giving the protein MEDTINAEFLTPLQALLWKRQRDLFNARVLHFLLWTMNEKESHEVETEDPRPNKGDHEAEEQQEHGQTELRTNSSTDRVDETKGLEDERLHPMLPIYIPNQLGTEGPKEPGGYVRRPGFRSKSGIGPPPRPFKKARYAWEIKNYEHTLNNMTQNLGECSTDLHDESQDSQSSDVNSEGSQEDGVLDHREGLLPGTLERAAFMDPRARPRPDLMPPIMPAPYPTTYGMMTAPPPPDSGLRPSDCLKEGQQVPPDPDAGILRWHTRQLCRSIFDNTVNRMLENMGFSPVTERSQGIHPLLVLSLSDDEEREADEAQQRALENEALTAAMHHKGLFLPPYHYDALESGGTTTDYDSSDDDSDLGEDPVPDDLSHETHLHMTHMISRPLPRVPVIPTMPAMPAPPTEPVAPPCPQPVSPHLIPPQRPQEPDCDEHACDAAVPRKDINSEEEESVLDNNKNSVVGDQNGCMTEDTESRGSAERQVVDTPNNKTENENNNDKYFVDQAIEMAIKQQGLGYQQA; this is encoded by the exons ATGGAAGACACAATTAACGCCGAGTTTTTAACTCCACTCCAGGCTCTACTGTGGAAGCGGCAACGCGATCTCTTCAATGCCCGG GTGCTACATTTCCTCCTGTGGACAATGAACGAGAAGGAGTCACATGAGGTTGAGACAGAAGATCCCCGCCCCAATAAAGGTGATCACGAAGCAGAGGAGCAGCAGGAGCATGGACAGACTGAGTTGCGCACAAATTCATCCACTGATCGGGTGGATGAAACCAAAGGACTTGAGGATGAAAGATTACATCCGATGTTACCTATTTACATACCAAATCAGCTGGGAACAGAAGGACCAAAGGAACCAGGAGGATATGTTCGGAGGCCTGGATTCAGAAGCAAGTCTGGTATTGGGCCTCCTCCACGCCCATTCAAGAAGGCAAGATATGCttgggaaataaagaattatgaacACACTTTAAACAATATGACTCAGAATTTAGGTGAGTGCTCAACTGATCTTCATGATGAGAGCCAAGATTCACAGTCTAGTGATGTGAATAGTGAAGGCAGTCAAGAAGATGGCGTTTTAGACCATCGAGAAGGTTTATTGCCTGGTACTTTAGAAAGAGCAGCTTTTATGGATCCCAGAGCACGCCCACGACCGGATTTAATGCCACCCATCATGCCAGCACCATATCCCACAACCTACGGTATGATGACTGCACCCCCTCCTCCAGATAGTGGTTTACGCCCAAGTGACTGTTTGAAGGAGGGTCAGCAAGTTCCTCCAGATCCTGATGCTGGCATATTGAGATGGCATACAAGACAGTTGTGTCGAAGTATATTTGATAACACTGTTAACCGAATGTTAGAAAACATGGGGTTCTCTCCAGTCACAGAAAGAAGTCAAGGGATCCATCCCTTGTTAGTCTTAAGTTTAAGTGACGATGAAGAGCGTGAGGCAGATGAGGCCCAGCAACGTGCACTAGAAAATGAGGCACTGACTGCAGCTATGCACCACAAAGGGCTTTTTTTGCCTCCCTATCATTATGACGCTTTAGAAAGTGGTGGAACCACCACCGACTATGATTCTTCAGATGATGACAGTGACCTTGGGGAAGACCCAGTTCCTGATGATCTGTCTCATGAAACTCACTTGCACATGACACACATGATCAGCAGACCCTTGCCGCGAGTACCTGTCATTCCTACAATGCCAGCTATGCCGGCACCTCCCACTGAACCTGTTGCTCCCCCTTGCCCCCAACCTGTTTCCCCTCACCTGATTCCGCCCCAACGGCCTCAAGAGCCAGACTGTGATGAGCATGCCTGTGATGCTGCGGTACCTAGGAAAGATATAAATTCTGAAGAGGAAGAATCTGTTCTAGACAACAATAAAAACTCTGTAGTAGGGGACCAGAACGGCTGTATGACTGAGGATACTGAAAGTAGAGGTTCTGCTGAGAGACAAGTAGTGGACACTCctaataacaaaactgaaaacgaaAACAACAACGACAAATATTTTGTAGACCAAGCCATTGAAATGGCTATCAAGCAACAGGGCTTGGGTTACCAGCAAGCGTGA
- the LOC136853670 gene encoding uncharacterized protein isoform X2, with protein sequence MNEKESHEVETEDPRPNKGDHEAEEQQEHGQTELRTNSSTDRVDETKGLEDERLHPMLPIYIPNQLGTEGPKEPGGYVRRPGFRSKSGIGPPPRPFKKARYAWEIKNYEHTLNNMTQNLGECSTDLHDESQDSQSSDVNSEGSQEDGVLDHREGLLPGTLERAAFMDPRARPRPDLMPPIMPAPYPTTYGMMTAPPPPDSGLRPSDCLKEGQQVPPDPDAGILRWHTRQLCRSIFDNTVNRMLENMGFSPVTERSQGIHPLLVLSLSDDEEREADEAQQRALENEALTAAMHHKGLFLPPYHYDALESGGTTTDYDSSDDDSDLGEDPVPDDLSHETHLHMTHMISRPLPRVPVIPTMPAMPAPPTEPVAPPCPQPVSPHLIPPQRPQEPDCDEHACDAAVPRKDINSEEEESVLDNNKNSVVGDQNGCMTEDTESRGSAERQVVDTPNNKTENENNNDKYFVDQAIEMAIKQQGLGYQQA encoded by the coding sequence ATGAACGAGAAGGAGTCACATGAGGTTGAGACAGAAGATCCCCGCCCCAATAAAGGTGATCACGAAGCAGAGGAGCAGCAGGAGCATGGACAGACTGAGTTGCGCACAAATTCATCCACTGATCGGGTGGATGAAACCAAAGGACTTGAGGATGAAAGATTACATCCGATGTTACCTATTTACATACCAAATCAGCTGGGAACAGAAGGACCAAAGGAACCAGGAGGATATGTTCGGAGGCCTGGATTCAGAAGCAAGTCTGGTATTGGGCCTCCTCCACGCCCATTCAAGAAGGCAAGATATGCttgggaaataaagaattatgaacACACTTTAAACAATATGACTCAGAATTTAGGTGAGTGCTCAACTGATCTTCATGATGAGAGCCAAGATTCACAGTCTAGTGATGTGAATAGTGAAGGCAGTCAAGAAGATGGCGTTTTAGACCATCGAGAAGGTTTATTGCCTGGTACTTTAGAAAGAGCAGCTTTTATGGATCCCAGAGCACGCCCACGACCGGATTTAATGCCACCCATCATGCCAGCACCATATCCCACAACCTACGGTATGATGACTGCACCCCCTCCTCCAGATAGTGGTTTACGCCCAAGTGACTGTTTGAAGGAGGGTCAGCAAGTTCCTCCAGATCCTGATGCTGGCATATTGAGATGGCATACAAGACAGTTGTGTCGAAGTATATTTGATAACACTGTTAACCGAATGTTAGAAAACATGGGGTTCTCTCCAGTCACAGAAAGAAGTCAAGGGATCCATCCCTTGTTAGTCTTAAGTTTAAGTGACGATGAAGAGCGTGAGGCAGATGAGGCCCAGCAACGTGCACTAGAAAATGAGGCACTGACTGCAGCTATGCACCACAAAGGGCTTTTTTTGCCTCCCTATCATTATGACGCTTTAGAAAGTGGTGGAACCACCACCGACTATGATTCTTCAGATGATGACAGTGACCTTGGGGAAGACCCAGTTCCTGATGATCTGTCTCATGAAACTCACTTGCACATGACACACATGATCAGCAGACCCTTGCCGCGAGTACCTGTCATTCCTACAATGCCAGCTATGCCGGCACCTCCCACTGAACCTGTTGCTCCCCCTTGCCCCCAACCTGTTTCCCCTCACCTGATTCCGCCCCAACGGCCTCAAGAGCCAGACTGTGATGAGCATGCCTGTGATGCTGCGGTACCTAGGAAAGATATAAATTCTGAAGAGGAAGAATCTGTTCTAGACAACAATAAAAACTCTGTAGTAGGGGACCAGAACGGCTGTATGACTGAGGATACTGAAAGTAGAGGTTCTGCTGAGAGACAAGTAGTGGACACTCctaataacaaaactgaaaacgaaAACAACAACGACAAATATTTTGTAGACCAAGCCATTGAAATGGCTATCAAGCAACAGGGCTTGGGTTACCAGCAAGCGTGA